One window of Tenacibaculum maritimum NCIMB 2154 genomic DNA carries:
- a CDS encoding DUF6607 family protein has product MNKIILSSLLFITALTINAQSKKTKDRNAIKKMCGCFEVTFNFTETFNYSKDSLYQPSKTKISKALEWAELIEDDKNKISIQHLLQVGNPAKPHIVKHWRQDWLYQNRDFYMFNGDNNWLFLTKPKSEIRKQWTQKVYQVDDSPRYEGSGTWVHVDGKSYWENDTDAPLPRREYTKRNDYNVTGRGNRHEITDYGWLHDQDNKKIIRKSGEKDILLAREKGYNTYVKVPDARCKAAQQWWKKNNAKWQLVRNKWDKVYGQNKNLSLKAKVRNKNLFKYLFSDDYNEEKEINEVIESFVAQ; this is encoded by the coding sequence ATGAATAAAATAATTTTAAGCAGTTTGCTCTTTATTACAGCGCTAACAATTAATGCTCAATCTAAAAAAACTAAAGACAGAAATGCCATAAAAAAAATGTGTGGTTGTTTTGAAGTTACTTTTAATTTTACTGAAACATTCAACTACAGCAAAGATTCATTATACCAACCTTCTAAAACAAAAATATCAAAAGCTTTAGAATGGGCTGAATTGATAGAAGATGATAAAAACAAGATTTCTATTCAGCATCTATTACAAGTAGGAAACCCAGCAAAACCACATATTGTAAAACATTGGAGGCAAGACTGGCTATATCAAAATCGTGATTTCTACATGTTTAATGGTGATAATAACTGGTTATTTCTTACAAAACCAAAATCCGAAATAAGAAAACAATGGACACAAAAAGTATATCAAGTAGATGATAGCCCTCGTTATGAAGGATCTGGTACTTGGGTTCACGTAGATGGAAAGAGTTATTGGGAAAATGATACTGACGCTCCTTTACCTAGAAGAGAATACACTAAAAGAAATGATTATAACGTAACAGGAAGAGGCAATCGTCATGAAATTACTGATTACGGATGGTTGCATGATCAAGACAATAAAAAAATAATCAGAAAATCTGGTGAAAAAGATATTTTATTGGCAAGAGAAAAAGGATACAATACCTATGTTAAAGTTCCCGATGCTAGATGTAAAGCAGCTCAACAATGGTGGAAAAAAAATAATGCTAAATGGCAATTAGTAAGAAATAAATGGGATAAAGTATATGGTCAAAACAAAAACCTTTCATTAAAAGCCAAAGTTCGTAATAAAAATCTATTCAAATACTTATTTAGTGATGACTACAATGAGGAAAAAGAAATTAATGAAGTTATAGAATCTTTTGTAGCACAATAA
- a CDS encoding TonB-dependent receptor plug domain-containing protein, which yields MFLNKQLFYVFGLITTVAFAQGVEEEVVQDNQLEEVVVTATRTKRRLGAVPMPVTLVSKKQLQQSGTVRLRDILLEQTGIVMVSDFGNSEGVQIQGVAADYTLILIDGVPIVGRAAGNIDLRRLTVNNIKQIEIVKGPSSSLYGSEAIGGVINIITEQPKANQFKGNLQLFTRGGAKNELDINTNVITKSEKFGVVAGVNLNSSNGFDLSPETKQAKTMHPHQNFTGNLQLSYDFSDKMKTIVSSRLYEQEQHVFSVKNSETDWNIDTRISYAFSAEWSMDYTLYATRFKTEGFFDGKKSIFDRGLLRPEIRTRFTVGKGDLIAGIGANFDELERSEFEGKKKYEAQYIFGQYDVDLVKKMNIVLGARFDSHNKYKSAFSPKLSINYELNDNFSIKSSVGYGFKAPDFRQLYFNFRNSSVGYIVLGTQTLHDVYVGVSGVENIEKELKPENSVGYNLGFQLKPVSKLKIGINLFRNDIKDLIETFDTGLKPADLGLSDGTRTFSYKNIASVYTQGVELDLNYKISNNLRILAGYQFLDTGDKQEEKLIEEDGLFVKDANGVSFKVEKEAYFGLVNRSRHTANVKLFYENFDQDLRANLRAIYRSKYAVIDTNDSQGIIDDYDNFVSENIQVNMAVEKTFFNLMSVQIGVDNLLDERGEENKVNFKNNDNVLRLGRSYYGRVTFKI from the coding sequence ATGTTTCTAAATAAACAGTTGTTTTATGTTTTTGGATTGATTACCACTGTTGCTTTTGCTCAAGGTGTAGAAGAAGAGGTGGTGCAAGATAATCAGTTAGAAGAGGTGGTGGTAACAGCAACTAGAACTAAAAGAAGGCTGGGAGCGGTTCCTATGCCGGTAACTTTAGTGTCTAAAAAACAATTACAACAATCAGGAACAGTGCGTTTAAGAGATATATTATTAGAGCAAACAGGTATTGTTATGGTGTCTGATTTTGGCAATTCAGAAGGTGTACAGATACAAGGAGTAGCTGCAGATTATACATTAATATTGATTGACGGGGTTCCTATAGTTGGTAGAGCAGCAGGAAATATAGACTTGAGAAGGTTGACAGTAAATAATATTAAGCAAATAGAGATTGTAAAAGGACCTTCTTCTTCTTTGTATGGATCAGAGGCTATTGGAGGAGTTATAAATATAATTACAGAACAACCTAAAGCAAATCAGTTTAAAGGAAACCTACAGCTGTTTACTAGAGGTGGCGCTAAGAATGAGTTAGATATTAATACCAATGTAATAACAAAATCTGAAAAATTTGGTGTTGTGGCAGGGGTTAATTTGAATTCAAGTAATGGGTTTGATTTATCTCCAGAAACTAAGCAGGCTAAAACAATGCATCCTCATCAAAATTTTACAGGGAATTTGCAATTAAGCTATGATTTTTCTGATAAGATGAAAACGATAGTGTCAAGCAGGTTATATGAGCAAGAGCAACATGTTTTTTCAGTAAAGAATAGTGAAACAGATTGGAATATTGATACGAGAATATCTTATGCTTTTTCAGCTGAATGGAGTATGGATTATACGCTTTATGCAACCCGTTTTAAAACGGAAGGTTTTTTTGATGGTAAAAAATCAATATTTGATAGAGGGTTACTAAGGCCGGAAATTAGAACAAGATTTACGGTAGGTAAGGGAGATTTGATAGCAGGTATCGGAGCTAATTTTGATGAATTGGAACGTAGTGAGTTTGAAGGGAAAAAGAAATACGAGGCACAGTATATTTTTGGTCAGTATGATGTTGATTTAGTTAAAAAAATGAATATTGTTTTAGGGGCAAGATTTGATAGTCATAATAAATATAAATCGGCATTTTCTCCAAAACTATCCATTAATTATGAATTGAATGATAACTTTAGTATTAAAAGTTCCGTAGGATATGGTTTTAAAGCGCCTGATTTTAGGCAATTGTATTTTAATTTTAGAAATAGTTCTGTGGGATATATTGTTTTAGGAACACAAACATTGCATGATGTATATGTTGGTGTTTCAGGAGTTGAAAATATAGAAAAGGAGCTGAAGCCAGAAAACTCTGTAGGATACAATCTTGGTTTTCAGTTAAAACCTGTGTCCAAATTAAAAATTGGAATTAACTTATTTCGAAACGATATAAAAGATTTAATAGAAACGTTTGATACTGGATTAAAACCAGCAGATCTTGGGCTTTCAGATGGAACGAGAACTTTCTCATATAAAAATATAGCTAGTGTTTATACACAAGGAGTAGAGTTAGATTTGAATTATAAGATTAGTAATAACTTAAGGATATTAGCAGGGTATCAATTTTTAGATACGGGAGATAAGCAGGAAGAAAAATTAATAGAAGAAGACGGCTTGTTTGTAAAAGATGCCAATGGAGTTTCTTTTAAAGTAGAAAAAGAGGCTTATTTCGGTTTAGTAAATAGGTCTAGGCATACAGCTAATGTTAAGCTTTTTTATGAAAATTTTGATCAAGATTTAAGAGCAAATTTAAGAGCCATATATCGTAGTAAATATGCTGTTATTGATACTAATGATAGCCAAGGTATTATAGATGATTATGATAATTTTGTTTCAGAGAATATTCAAGTTAATATGGCTGTTGAGAAAACGTTTTTTAACTTAATGAGTGTGCAAATTGGAGTAGATAACCTTTTAGATGAAAGGGGAGAAGAGAATAAAGTAAATTTCAAAAATAATGACAATGTGCTACGTCTAGGAAGATCCTATTATGGGCGTGTTACATTTAAAATTTAA
- a CDS encoding HmuY family protein — protein MKVLKSILYIAIWAFVAISCSDNDEILPPKNETLAFEGTFVRDFNAQGVKQTVTYKIEQEKITYRLSGGLAQADYEMKKEYYSNEEHRWIGVNEKNGTFYVLFFKNVKDKELSIYKKEIKSVEEGKEMAIPAVDDTDNYGWNTYKKNSPISGKIENLHAPAEGRGTYTGKFTKFSFKEGKQVDGDNWDIAFRATEIIVNGGKKGKLLEDIDRTKEANMALLSKTTFESLVEVPSDAVFKQDAIDELAIPTGSNNGWYTYTLATHSISPIAGKVILVKTIDGNYAKLEILSYYKDKTFSQESSRYYTFNYVYNPIKGDKNFQ, from the coding sequence ATGAAGGTTTTAAAATCAATTTTATACATAGCTATTTGGGCTTTTGTAGCTATTTCTTGTAGTGATAATGATGAAATTCTACCCCCTAAAAATGAGACATTAGCTTTTGAAGGAACTTTTGTGAGAGACTTCAATGCTCAGGGAGTGAAACAAACAGTTACTTATAAGATAGAACAGGAAAAAATAACATATCGTTTAAGTGGAGGTTTGGCACAGGCTGATTATGAAATGAAAAAAGAATACTATTCGAATGAAGAGCATCGTTGGATTGGTGTAAACGAAAAAAATGGTACTTTTTATGTGCTTTTCTTTAAAAATGTAAAAGATAAAGAGCTTTCAATATATAAGAAAGAGATAAAATCTGTAGAAGAAGGGAAAGAAATGGCAATTCCAGCGGTAGATGATACGGATAATTATGGTTGGAATACGTATAAAAAAAATAGCCCTATTTCTGGTAAAATAGAGAATTTACATGCTCCTGCGGAAGGTAGAGGTACTTATACAGGGAAATTTACAAAATTCAGTTTTAAAGAAGGAAAGCAAGTTGATGGTGATAATTGGGATATTGCCTTTAGAGCCACGGAAATTATTGTAAATGGTGGAAAAAAAGGGAAATTGTTAGAAGATATTGATAGAACTAAAGAAGCAAATATGGCTTTGCTTTCAAAAACAACTTTTGAATCTTTAGTAGAGGTTCCATCCGATGCTGTTTTTAAGCAAGACGCAATAGATGAGTTAGCAATACCAACAGGTAGTAATAATGGTTGGTACACTTATACCTTGGCTACGCACAGTATTAGCCCAATTGCAGGGAAGGTAATTTTGGTAAAAACAATTGATGGAAATTATGCGAAGCTAGAAATTTTAAGTTATTATAAAGATAAAACATTTTCTCAAGAAAGCTCAAGATATTACACGTTCAATTATGTGTACAATCCCATTAAAGGGGATAAAAATTTTCAATAA
- a CDS encoding glycoside hydrolase family 71/99-like protein: MISQRGKPSPPNIPKHNPKKVYIHYMPWFYSMEHDGFWGQHWTMTNKNPDIMDSNGKREIASHYYPLIGPYSSNDDDLQEYHLLLMKLSGIDGVIFDWYGSRDVHDYQDLKNSTESFIDEIEEVGLEFAIMYEDKAAKHTMTQEVEFFSISAAISDLEYIQNTYFTSDNYIKINGSELLFIFGPDFIIDPLDWELIVSHLDSPPFFMSLWKASSRLGKYAGGEFSWVDTGHMNTLFYYYEYSMLNNIKTVGGIYPRFNDFYDEGGWGTASNNDWDIFSNGSQVLDETLALTHAYPVEFIQIITWNDFGEGTMVEPTEEFGFSLLERIQSYTGVQYTIEDLQLPYKLYLLRKKHKNDARLQTILNRAYQALFMLDLEYAEVLLSTIQKKYSL; encoded by the coding sequence ATGATAAGCCAAAGAGGAAAACCATCTCCTCCTAATATTCCTAAACATAATCCTAAAAAAGTATATATACACTATATGCCTTGGTTTTACAGCATGGAACACGATGGATTTTGGGGACAGCATTGGACTATGACAAATAAAAATCCTGACATCATGGACTCAAATGGTAAAAGAGAAATAGCTTCTCATTATTACCCTCTAATAGGCCCGTATTCTTCTAATGATGATGATTTACAGGAATATCATTTACTGCTAATGAAACTTTCTGGTATTGATGGAGTCATATTCGACTGGTATGGAAGTAGAGATGTACACGATTACCAAGATTTAAAAAACAGTACTGAATCTTTTATTGACGAAATCGAAGAGGTTGGTCTAGAATTTGCCATTATGTATGAAGATAAAGCGGCTAAACATACAATGACTCAAGAAGTAGAGTTCTTCAGTATTTCTGCTGCTATTTCTGATTTAGAATATATTCAAAACACCTATTTTACAAGTGATAATTATATAAAAATCAATGGGTCTGAATTATTATTTATTTTTGGTCCCGATTTTATTATCGATCCATTAGACTGGGAACTTATAGTATCTCATTTAGACTCCCCTCCTTTCTTCATGTCTTTATGGAAAGCTAGTAGTAGATTAGGAAAATACGCAGGAGGAGAATTTAGCTGGGTAGATACAGGTCATATGAATACATTATTTTACTATTACGAATATTCTATGCTAAATAACATCAAAACAGTAGGCGGTATATATCCTAGATTCAATGATTTTTATGATGAAGGAGGATGGGGAACTGCTAGTAATAATGATTGGGATATATTTAGTAATGGTTCTCAAGTTCTCGACGAAACATTAGCATTAACGCATGCTTATCCCGTTGAATTTATTCAAATAATTACTTGGAATGATTTTGGAGAGGGAACCATGGTAGAACCTACAGAAGAGTTTGGGTTTTCTCTTTTAGAAAGAATTCAATCTTACACAGGTGTTCAATATACTATTGAAGATTTACAACTTCCTTATAAGTTATATTTACTAAGAAAAAAACACAAAAATGACGCTAGGCTTCAAACCATTTTAAATAGAGCATATCAAGCTCTTTTTATGCTAGACTTAGAGTATGCAGAAGTATTATTATCAACCATACAAAAAAAATACAGCCTGTAA
- the pepE gene encoding dipeptidase PepE, with product MRKMIIASTSTVYGGEYLEYLLPSLEELFKEVKRVLFIPYARPGGISYEAYTEVARKGLKKIGVEVKGIHEFEAPKKAIQEAEAIFTGGGNTFELVNQLYVNNILVDLKNVVKSGIPYLGTSAGSNICGVTMMNTNDMPIVYPPSFDTLGLIPFNINAHYLDPVENYTHMGETRETRIKEYHIFNNTSVLGLREGSWLEVMGSEIRLRGAFTARLFKVDSVPMELTSDSVLNFYKL from the coding sequence ATGAGAAAAATGATTATAGCAAGTACATCAACAGTTTATGGAGGTGAATACTTAGAATATTTATTACCTTCTTTAGAAGAATTGTTTAAAGAAGTGAAAAGAGTTTTGTTTATCCCTTATGCACGACCAGGAGGAATATCTTATGAAGCATATACAGAGGTTGCTAGAAAGGGATTGAAAAAGATTGGAGTTGAGGTAAAGGGAATTCATGAGTTTGAAGCACCTAAAAAAGCGATACAAGAAGCAGAAGCAATTTTTACGGGAGGAGGGAATACTTTTGAGTTGGTAAATCAATTATATGTAAATAATATTTTAGTAGATTTAAAAAATGTTGTAAAAAGTGGAATTCCTTACTTAGGAACAAGTGCGGGAAGTAACATATGCGGAGTGACTATGATGAATACGAATGACATGCCTATTGTTTATCCGCCGAGCTTTGATACGTTAGGACTTATTCCATTTAATATCAATGCACATTATCTAGATCCGGTAGAAAATTATACTCATATGGGAGAAACAAGAGAAACTAGAATAAAAGAATACCATATTTTTAATAATACTTCAGTTTTAGGATTAAGAGAAGGAAGTTGGTTAGAGGTTATGGGGAGTGAGATAAGGTTGAGAGGAGCTTTTACAGCTAGACTTTTTAAAGTGGATAGTGTTCCAATGGAATTAACCTCAGATTCAGTGCTTAATTTTTATAAGCTTTAA
- the cmk gene encoding (d)CMP kinase produces the protein MSKKITIAIDGFSSTGKSTIAKQLAKKLGYIYVDTGAMYRAVTLYAMNQNFISDDTFDSNGLINNLNHIKLSFLFNENLGYAEMYLNGKNVEKQIRTIEVSKLVSLVSTISEVRKKLVDAQQEMGKNKGIVMDGRDIGTVVFPNAELKLYMTASADKRAKRRYKELIDRGDKVNYDEILHNVQERDRIDSTRKDSPLLKASDAIEFDNSDMGLEEQFERIMSLVNNRIQF, from the coding sequence ATGTCTAAAAAAATAACAATCGCAATAGATGGGTTTTCATCTACAGGAAAAAGCACCATCGCTAAACAACTAGCAAAAAAGCTAGGATACATATACGTTGATACAGGTGCTATGTATAGAGCTGTTACCCTTTATGCTATGAATCAAAACTTTATTTCTGATGACACTTTTGATTCTAACGGCTTAATAAACAATTTAAATCATATCAAATTATCTTTCCTTTTTAACGAAAACCTAGGGTATGCCGAAATGTATCTGAATGGAAAAAATGTTGAAAAACAAATCAGAACCATTGAAGTTTCTAAATTAGTCAGCCTTGTTTCTACAATCTCCGAAGTTCGTAAAAAACTCGTAGATGCCCAACAAGAAATGGGTAAAAATAAAGGAATCGTTATGGATGGTAGAGATATTGGTACCGTTGTTTTTCCTAATGCCGAATTAAAACTTTACATGACTGCTTCTGCTGATAAACGTGCAAAAAGGCGCTATAAAGAGTTGATTGACAGAGGTGATAAAGTTAATTACGATGAAATTCTACACAATGTGCAAGAGCGAGATAGAATAGATTCTACTAGAAAAGACTCTCCGCTCCTCAAGGCTAGCGATGCTATCGAGTTTGACAACTCTGATATGGGATTAGAAGAGCAATTTGAAAGAATTATGAGTTTAGTTAACAATCGAATTCAGTTTTAA
- the porQ gene encoding type IX secretion system protein PorQ — MLYLKILKDLPASKKLVTQCLILLFPHLLVAQTGGEYIYQFLNTPTSARQTALGGKVLTLTDDVNQPTWNPATINQNLSKQLSVNYVSYLGGINIGSASYAQKINRRLGTLQGNIKYINYGTLISANENGEETGNFNASDIAISIGYAKRINKSNFYLGANLKFVNSLIATYNSSGIAFDFGIFFYDKNKPYTATIVARNIGTQITSFNGYNEKLPFEITMGYSYRLKNVPLKWYATIDNLQKWKVGVPNPSNQTSDLEGNTTTEKISFLNNLFRHIIIGAELFPESPVNLRIGYNFRRGKELELQNIRTFGGISFGFGLKMNSLKFNYAYSKFHSASNVSTFSLQINLDKGQRGKKAIRY; from the coding sequence TGGCGGAGAGTATATATATCAGTTTTTGAATACTCCTACTTCTGCTAGACAAACAGCTCTTGGAGGAAAAGTTTTAACACTCACTGATGATGTAAACCAACCTACTTGGAATCCTGCTACTATCAACCAAAACTTAAGCAAACAACTCTCTGTGAACTATGTCAGTTACTTAGGAGGAATTAACATAGGTTCTGCTTCATACGCACAAAAGATAAACAGGCGTCTTGGAACTTTACAGGGTAATATCAAATACATCAACTACGGTACCTTAATTAGTGCTAATGAAAATGGAGAAGAAACAGGCAACTTTAATGCTAGTGATATTGCTATTTCAATTGGTTATGCTAAAAGAATTAATAAAAGCAATTTTTACCTTGGAGCTAATCTAAAATTTGTAAACTCTCTAATTGCTACTTATAACTCTTCTGGTATTGCCTTTGATTTTGGTATCTTTTTTTATGATAAAAACAAACCTTATACAGCTACAATTGTGGCAAGAAATATCGGGACTCAAATTACTTCTTTTAATGGTTACAACGAAAAACTTCCTTTTGAAATAACTATGGGATATTCTTATAGGCTTAAAAATGTTCCTTTAAAGTGGTACGCAACTATTGATAATCTGCAAAAATGGAAGGTTGGAGTTCCTAATCCATCAAACCAAACCTCTGATTTAGAAGGAAACACAACTACTGAAAAAATCTCTTTTTTAAATAATCTTTTTAGACATATTATTATTGGTGCCGAGTTATTTCCTGAAAGTCCCGTTAACCTTAGAATCGGCTATAATTTTAGAAGAGGAAAGGAATTAGAATTGCAAAATATTAGAACCTTTGGAGGAATATCTTTCGGTTTTGGACTAAAGATGAATTCGCTAAAATTCAATTATGCCTATTCAAAATTTCACTCAGCTTCCAACGTCAGTACCTTTAGCTTACAAATAAATTTAGATAAAGGACAAAGAGGAAAAAAAGCTATTCGATATTAA